In Halobaculum magnesiiphilum, the following proteins share a genomic window:
- a CDS encoding RAD55 family ATPase: MLEDAPLSLDGGGGGESLLIAGPPMTGKYALMLRLMAEAGERGVLITTGDPADQVRADYADVADVAPESVGVVDCVSKQRGGDLIEDDLIRYASSPKNVTDIGMKFTDLYEAFRETDAAVAVGINSLSELLMYLDPQDVYQFVRVLTRQTQSEGWTTIAVINSTMHDEQTLHTMYEPFDTVINTREENGARELRVRNRTQAATAWTTF; the protein is encoded by the coding sequence ATGCTGGAGGACGCCCCGCTGTCGCTTGACGGCGGAGGGGGAGGCGAGAGTCTCCTCATCGCCGGTCCGCCGATGACCGGCAAGTACGCGCTCATGCTCCGTCTGATGGCGGAGGCCGGCGAGCGCGGCGTCCTCATCACCACCGGCGACCCAGCGGATCAGGTGCGCGCGGACTACGCGGACGTCGCCGACGTCGCGCCCGAATCGGTCGGCGTCGTCGACTGCGTCTCCAAGCAGCGGGGCGGCGATCTCATCGAGGACGACCTCATCAGGTACGCCTCCTCCCCCAAGAACGTCACGGACATCGGGATGAAGTTCACCGACCTGTACGAGGCGTTCCGCGAGACCGACGCCGCCGTCGCGGTCGGCATCAACTCGCTGTCGGAGCTGTTGATGTACCTCGATCCGCAGGACGTCTACCAGTTCGTCCGCGTGCTCACCCGGCAGACGCAAAGCGAGGGGTGGACCACCATCGCGGTGATCAACTCCACGATGCACGACGAGCAGACGCTGCACACGATGTACGAGCCGTTCGACACCGTGATCAACACGCGCGAGGAGAACGGCGCCCGCGAGCTCCGCGTCCGAAACCGGACGCAGGCGGCGACGGCGTGGACGACGTTCTGA
- a CDS encoding IS6 family transposase yields the protein MTEFDRLSGDIEWIDLEFVERERTPEQIIEVGIQLHLAGLSLSNTKQYLERLGVERSRTAIHNWVQKADLQPAGDGAPNQIAVDETVIRINNERHWLYAAVDPETNEFLHVRLFQTRTTQLTVLFLRELREKQQIEQTTFLVDGAHYLKAALERLGLRFQISRHGNRNAVERVFREVKRRTSSFSNTFSNVEPPTAESWLQAFAVWWNRC from the coding sequence ATGACCGAATTCGACCGCCTCAGCGGAGATATCGAGTGGATCGACTTGGAGTTTGTGGAGCGAGAGCGGACACCCGAGCAGATCATTGAAGTCGGTATTCAACTCCATCTCGCGGGTCTATCACTTTCGAATACCAAACAGTATCTTGAGAGGTTGGGTGTCGAACGGAGTCGTACCGCGATTCATAACTGGGTACAGAAGGCAGATCTACAGCCGGCTGGCGACGGAGCTCCGAATCAGATCGCAGTCGACGAGACAGTGATTCGGATCAACAACGAACGACACTGGCTGTACGCTGCCGTCGATCCCGAAACGAACGAATTCCTCCATGTTAGGCTGTTTCAGACGAGAACCACGCAACTCACCGTGCTGTTCCTTCGTGAACTCCGCGAGAAACAGCAGATCGAGCAAACGACTTTTCTCGTCGATGGAGCGCACTATCTCAAAGCCGCGCTGGAGCGGCTCGGACTCCGATTTCAAATATCTCGCCACGGAAATCGGAATGCTGTCGAACGTGTCTTTCGTGAGGTAAAACGCAGAACCTCTTCGTTTTCAAATACGTTCAGCAACGTGGAGCCACCGACGGCAGAATCGTGGCTCCAAGCCTTCGCCGTCTGGTGGAATCGATGCTAA